The genomic stretch CAGATAACTGGATGCCTGATCCAGCACAAAACCACGGGTCACAATATTTGGATAAAAGCCAAGTGGTGCATAATTGTCGCCCACTGCAGCGTCATTTTTTACAATATCGGAGAGTACACGCGCTTGCTGATCGGCGATTAAATCTGCGCCAATCACACTGACTGATGCTGGCACCTTGGCAATTTCTGGATTGGCATAACCTGAAATATTGACCGTCTTCTCGCCATAATTATCCGCATACTTGCTCGCTTCGACCACAATCGTTTGCAGTTGCTGAACTTGCGTCGTCTCGGCCTGTAACTGACTTGAATACAGTAGAACTGAACTAGAGGAAAGCGAGATAAAGCACTGCAAAGCTTGGTTTAATCTGTTTTTTTTCATCGGGCGATTGGACATGATAGACGACCTAGGCAAAGAGCAAAAAGCGGATATAAGCAGACAAAGAAAATGTGAGGACTTTCGCTGCGCAGCTATAGTGCCGACAATTGATCTCGATGAAAAGTACTTCTTCAAATCATTTTTATCTTAATCGACACCGGCCTTGGCTGAGTGAGTCCGCATTCAAGCTGAATCTTAAATGGCAAAGGTTGGTTTTAGATTTGTTTTCTGCTTGGATACCCCAGATTGACCATTACACTTGCCTATCGCTGAGCAGTAAAATATTTATGACCTGCATAATTAGATTACATATTGCGTGATTTGTTAAAATAAGTATGATGATATTGGCTGTAAAAACAAATACCTCGCACTGATTTAAACCACGCAAAAATCTCATAAAAGGCGGAGCTGCCTTTTATTCAAGGACAAAGAGAACAGGTATGTTTCTTATTTTTCAAATTTTATCCCCGATTTTTTTAACCATTTTCCTCGGCTATTTCGTGGTTGCACGTAATATTCTCAGTAAGGATCAAATTAAAGTACTGGGTTTATTTGTCATTCGGCTGGCTGTTCCCTGCTTATTGGTCGTGAGTATTTCTGCGCAAAACTTGGCAAGCCTTTGGCAACCGCAATATTTATTGAGCTATGGACTGGTTTCCTTGCTGATCTTTGCCTTGATTTTATTACTCTATTTTAAAGTATTTCAAACCCCTTTAAGCCAAGCCAGCGTTTTTGCACTGGGTGCTTCGATGTCCAATACCGGCTTTATGGGCGGTGCGATTCTACATTCAGTGCTGGGTGCCAATGCTGCGATTTATTTTGCCATTACCTTTTTACTTGAAAACTTTATTGTGTTTCTGCCCTTTCTCATCTGTCTGGAAATCGGTCAACAGCAACAAGCCAACTTTAAAACGATTTTATTGCAAACCTTAAAAAATATTATGCGCAATCCGATTATTCTCGCCTTAATTTTAGGCGTGAGCATGAGCGCATTGCAGCTACAATTTCCGAAGTTTATCTTTGATGTGCTCATGCCAATTGGAAAAATCGCAGCGCCCTTGGGATTATTTGTGGTGGGTGGCAGCCTCTACGGGATTAAAAAAATTAATAATATTTCTCGTGATGCCAGCATTATCATTTCGACCAAGTTGGTCGCGATGCCACTTCTGGTTTATTTGGTGTTCCTATGCCTGCCCAATACCACGCCCGAGATGATTTTTGCAGGTGTACTGTTGGCCAGCATGTCGATGGCAACACTTTTTGGGGTTTTTGCTCAAGGGGTAGGTATGGGTGAACGCAGTTCTACGATTTTGCTCATCACCACCATTGGTACAATACTCAGCACCAGCACTGTGATTATGTTGCTGCATCCGATGTAAATGCATGAACATCCTAAGCATATAGACATTTCAGCGCGAAGCAGTAGAACCTGAGATGCGTTAAAAAAAGTAATGGTCTAAACCCAAAAAGCAGCTCTCAATGGAGACCTGCTTTTTGCTTGATGCTGCGTGTAGTGCGATGGATCAGGGCGATGAATCAAAGCTTCTGATTTATATGCTCCATCTTGCTCGTTTTACAACTTCAGCTGCAATTTACCCTTGCCTCTAGAACAACAGGTCATAATTGAGGACATGCTTTCTCGTTCAGACTTGGTCAATACTTTATCTCTGTGATCAATTTCACCACATGAGGTACCGACCTGACAGCTACCACATAAGCCTTCACCGCAGTCATGGCTGACATCAAAACCTTTTTCTAACAGACAGTCGAGTAAGGTCTGATCGGCTGCTACTGTAAAGCTCAATCCACTATCGACTAGTTCCACTTCAAAGGCTTGATCATCCGGGCGAATCATACTGTTGCTGCCTGAACCAAAATGCTCCATGGTGATTTCTAAATGTGGGAACACTTCAGCATATTCTGCCAAACTATCCAACAGCGCTTCTGAACCACAAGCACAAACCTGTGTCTCTGCTGCCTGTTGCGATAACAATTGTTTTAAATCAACTTTTTTGCCTTCAGTTGAAATAAACAATTCGGCAGCATCACCATGCGCCAATACTTCATCGAGCAATGCCATCTGTTCGCGGTGACGTGCCATATAAATCAGACGATAGCTTTTGCCTTGTGCCCGTAGACGATTGGCCATGGTCAAGATTGGCGTAATACCAATGCCGCCAGCGATCAATAAATGTGTTGGTGCTTTAAGATTAAGTTTAAAAAAGTTTTTCGGCCCTTTGATTTGAATCACATCATTGGCTTTTAAATCACGATGAATCCATGCCGATCCACCACGGCCTTGTGGCTCATGTTTAATCGCCAAAGTATAAAAATCATCTTGCTCAGTACCACACAATGAATATTTACGACTCATACCATTGGCCAAGACTAATTCAATATGTGCACCGGGGCTCCATTTAGGTAATTGCTCCCCATCCAATCCAGCCAGCTCAAGCCGCAATACGTCTTCTGCTTCCAGTTGAATTTTTTGCACCGTCACAGTACGGGTCATGGCTTTGGTATCGGGAGCGCCAATTGGAAAAGTCACAATACGCTGATCTTTAGGTTCAGGCTGAATCGGCCATTCCACCCAAAGTGCTTCTGGACCATGAAAAGAGGTATTCGGAAGATAACTAAAATCTTGCTCAGATAACCTTAGATCGGGAATACGGCGTGCCAATTCCTCAATGAATACACAGATTTCCATGCGGCCAATATTTTTACCCATACACTGATGTGCGCCATAACCAAAGGTCAGATGCTCAATGGCATTGTCACGGTAAATATCCAGTGTATCGGCATTTTCAAAATGGTCTTCATCGTGGTTAGCAGAAGCCATCACCACAAATAATTTATCGCCTTTTTTAAACTGAGTGCCATTCACCACCACATCTTCAGTGGCTTGACGACGCCAAGACACAATTGAACCCGAATGGCGTAAACACTCCTCCACTGCACCGGGAATCAATTTAGGATTGTCACAGATTTTTTTCCAAATCGAACGATCAGCAAGTAATAACTTCAAGGCATTGACTGAAGCCAACGCAGTGGTTTCATGCGCAGCCACCATGATTGCCATCAACATGGAGTGTAAATAGTTGTCAGTCACCACGTCTGGCATGAGGCGATTTTTTGCAATCATGTCATACATCCAGCCTTCACCTTCTGGATTGGTTTTCATTCTTTCTAGCACTTGCCCAGAATATTGCCAAAACTGTCCAACGCCTTCAGCAACAACCCGTTGTTCCTCTAAAGTTGGTTTACCCCAAGTATTAACCGTATGTGCCACAGCAAACTTGCGTAGCTCTTGCATATCCTCTTCAGGAATGCCCAAGAAATGCAGTGCAACCGTAAGCGGCACTTCCCAAAGCATTTCTTGAACTAAATCAGCTTGGCCTTTATGAATAAAGCCATCAACTTTCTCTTTGACTAAGTCTTTTACAAAGCTTTGATGTACTTCTAAATTTTGTGGGGTGAACGCATCCATCAAAACACGGCGGCGTTCCATATGTACTGGTTCAACTTCATTGACCAAGGTACGGTTCATACCGTATTGGTATTTTTCAAGAATCTTGATCGATTCAGGACAAGATGGAGTCAGTTTTTCCAAAGCATTATAAGCAGAAAAAACAATCGGATCTCTGAACACGGCTTTAACATCTTCGTAGCGCGTTACAATCCAATGCCCCATCGCTTCTGAATAGAAAATCGGTAGTTGCTCTCTAAATTCTTTTAAAGCTTCAGCAGGATCAGTTTGATAGGCAGCACCAAACATATCAAAATTTTCGCCTTTTTCCTTAAGCTGCGCATGAAATGGGCATTGTCCCGCTGGCGTTACTGGTGTATTCATTACTGAACCGTCCTTGTTCTATTATCGAACACTATGTTCTAATATAGTAATCATCATAAATAACCCACTCTTCTTTTGTCAAATAAATAAACTATGATTTTGCAAATACTTTTAATTGAAGAATCGGTAAACTCTGCCATGACCAATGCAGTTGGTGAATGTCGGAATAGGGAAAAACTGTGGAAACATTACAAACATTAGAGCGCGGCATGCATGCCTTAGAATTGATTGCAAAAAAACATGGCCAAATCAATGTGGCACAACTTGCCGAACAGCTTGGAATTAATCGCACCATTGCCTACCGGATTACCCGCACGCTAAGCCATTTGGGCTATATCAAAAGCAATGAACAGCAGCACCTCGAACTGAGTAGTAAAGTAATCGATCTATATCAGTGCTTTGAAAGAACGATTCCGGCATCGGCACAACAGGTCTTAAATGAACTCTCGATGCAGACCCAAGCCAGTGCTTGCTTGGTGATTGCAGAAGGCAGCGATTGTGTGGTGATTAAAACGGCTTCGGCTGGAGCGACCTATTTAAAGATTAATTATGAACTGGGTTCACGACATGCACTTGGTCTTGCAGCCAGTGGCATCGCACTCGCATCGACGTTTCCAAGTCAGGAACAAGACAGTGCCGCAGTACACACGGCAAGACAACTCGGCTATGCCTATTCAGAAGGTGCATTACAAGCGGGGGTGGTTGGTTTATTCGTTCCGATTACCCATCGTCACATGGCGATTGGCATAACCAATATTGGCGATATCGACAAAGATAAGGTACTACACGCAGTACTGGATGCAGCACGTACATTAAGTTAATCCAGATTTTGCTCGCGAATAGAAAAAAAGCCGCTATGACTGAGTCTTAGCGGCTTGTTGTGTTGTAAAACAGGATTTATTAAGCCTGCATATGACCCGTTTCTTCAAAGTTAGCATGCCAAGACAATGCTTCATTTAACAAATGCGGGGTATGTCCACCTTTGGCACAGGCTCTTTCGAAATAATCACGTAACAATGGTTGATAAGATGGATGCGCACAATGCTCAATAATTTGTAATGCACGTTCTCTTGGTGCCAAGCCACGTAAGTCCGCAACCCCTTGTTCTGTTACCAAGATGTCGATGTCGTGTTCATTGTGATCAACATGGCTGACCATAGGGACTACAGAAGAAATCGCGCCATCTTTGGCAATCGATTTGGTCACAAAAACAGCCAAATGTGCATGACGTGCGTAGTCTCCCGAACCACCAATCCCATTCATCATCTTACTGCCGGTGACATGGGTTGAATTCACGTTACCGTAAATATCAAACTCAATCGCAGTATTAATCGCAATAATACCTAAACGACGAATAAGCTCAGGGTTATTGGAAATCTCTTGGGGGCGTAACACCACTTTATCTTTATAAAGCTCAAAATTATTCATCACGCGTTCAGCGCTGGTATCAAGCGTCATCGAACTACCTGAAGCAAAGATCATTTTGCCAGAGTCGATTAACTGGAAGGTACAGTCTTGTAAAACTTCAGAATACATCTCTAAATTTTTAAAGCTTGAATGTTCAAAGCCCGCAAAAACCGCATTGGCAATTGAGCCAACGCCAGACTGTAATGGGCCGAGGTTTTCAGGTAAACGCCCAACTGCGACTTCATTTTCAAAGAACTTAATTAAGTTTTTCGCAATCGCCAGCGTTTCCTCATCTGGGTCTGCCATTGACGCTGCACGATCAGGAATGTCATTAAAAACAATTGCAGTAATTTTCTCAGGATTGACCACAATACCGTGCGTTCCAATCCGATCATCCACATGAATCAATGGGACTGGCTCACGATTTGGTCGTGCTTTGGGTACGTAAATATCGTGCGCACCTTCAAAGGAAGGGTGAATACTTTGGTCGATTTCAACAATAATTTGATCTGCCATTTCTGCAAAAGCAGCAGAATTCCCCACCGAACCCGTTGGGATGATGTGCCCATCTTCTGTAATCGCGGTCGCAGCAATAATCGCGATACTCGGTTGCGCGATCGTATGGTGGCGCATTTGTTCTGCGGTTTCTGACAAATGTTGATCGGTAAACATCACATCGCCAGCATTAATCGCCTTACGTAATGTCGCATCTGATTGATAAGGTAAGCGACGTGCAATGACGTTGGCTTCACATAATTTTTTATCAATCCCATTGCCTAAGCTAGCACCGGTCGCAAAGGTAATTTGCAGTGGATGGGTCTTGGCATGTTCAGCCAATGCCAAAGGAACGGTTTTCGCTTCACCACCGCCACCAAAGCCACTCATACCGACAACCATGCCGTCTTTTATTAATTTAACAGCCTCTGCTGCAGGCATAATTTTGTCATGTAAGGCGCTGCGTCGAATACGCGTTAAATCATTATTCATCTTAAAATTCTCAAATATTTTTAAAAACCATTAAACAATATGGTTAAACAACAGTGCCAAAATGGTGAATACCCTGCATGTGATTGCAGGGTGTTGTTTAAAGCATTCCATTGTTAGGCATGTTTCCTTCATGCCTAAACATAGTCCTTCTAGAGAGAGGAGCATAAATCCCTCCCTTGCGTAGCAGTGCTACTCACCTTTGAAAAAGGGAGGAGTCTTATGTCACATCACACTGGAGTCCCCCTCTTTGGAAAAGAGGGGGTTCGGGGGAGATTTCTCTTAAACAAAAATGAGTCATCTATACTGCAAGACTGAGATTTCTTACGATTGAGCCGTAAAATACGCATCAGACAATTGCATCATCAAATCAGATCCAGCTTTGATTTGTTGCACATGCATCGCCAATTTAGGTAAGACTTTCGCCACAAAGAACTCAGCCAAGACCAATTTGTTTTGATAGAAGTCTTCGGTTTTTTCACTTGCAGCTTGACTCATACGTGC from Acinetobacter pullicarnis encodes the following:
- a CDS encoding IclR family transcriptional regulator, translated to METLQTLERGMHALELIAKKHGQINVAQLAEQLGINRTIAYRITRTLSHLGYIKSNEQQHLELSSKVIDLYQCFERTIPASAQQVLNELSMQTQASACLVIAEGSDCVVIKTASAGATYLKINYELGSRHALGLAASGIALASTFPSQEQDSAAVHTARQLGYAYSEGALQAGVVGLFVPITHRHMAIGITNIGDIDKDKVLHAVLDAARTLS
- a CDS encoding succinate CoA transferase, giving the protein MNNDLTRIRRSALHDKIMPAAEAVKLIKDGMVVGMSGFGGGGEAKTVPLALAEHAKTHPLQITFATGASLGNGIDKKLCEANVIARRLPYQSDATLRKAINAGDVMFTDQHLSETAEQMRHHTIAQPSIAIIAATAITEDGHIIPTGSVGNSAAFAEMADQIIVEIDQSIHPSFEGAHDIYVPKARPNREPVPLIHVDDRIGTHGIVVNPEKITAIVFNDIPDRAASMADPDEETLAIAKNLIKFFENEVAVGRLPENLGPLQSGVGSIANAVFAGFEHSSFKNLEMYSEVLQDCTFQLIDSGKMIFASGSSMTLDTSAERVMNNFELYKDKVVLRPQEISNNPELIRRLGIIAINTAIEFDIYGNVNSTHVTGSKMMNGIGGSGDYARHAHLAVFVTKSIAKDGAISSVVPMVSHVDHNEHDIDILVTEQGVADLRGLAPRERALQIIEHCAHPSYQPLLRDYFERACAKGGHTPHLLNEALSWHANFEETGHMQA
- a CDS encoding cytochrome P450/oxidoreductase translates to MNTPVTPAGQCPFHAQLKEKGENFDMFGAAYQTDPAEALKEFREQLPIFYSEAMGHWIVTRYEDVKAVFRDPIVFSAYNALEKLTPSCPESIKILEKYQYGMNRTLVNEVEPVHMERRRVLMDAFTPQNLEVHQSFVKDLVKEKVDGFIHKGQADLVQEMLWEVPLTVALHFLGIPEEDMQELRKFAVAHTVNTWGKPTLEEQRVVAEGVGQFWQYSGQVLERMKTNPEGEGWMYDMIAKNRLMPDVVTDNYLHSMLMAIMVAAHETTALASVNALKLLLADRSIWKKICDNPKLIPGAVEECLRHSGSIVSWRRQATEDVVVNGTQFKKGDKLFVVMASANHDEDHFENADTLDIYRDNAIEHLTFGYGAHQCMGKNIGRMEICVFIEELARRIPDLRLSEQDFSYLPNTSFHGPEALWVEWPIQPEPKDQRIVTFPIGAPDTKAMTRTVTVQKIQLEAEDVLRLELAGLDGEQLPKWSPGAHIELVLANGMSRKYSLCGTEQDDFYTLAIKHEPQGRGGSAWIHRDLKANDVIQIKGPKNFFKLNLKAPTHLLIAGGIGITPILTMANRLRAQGKSYRLIYMARHREQMALLDEVLAHGDAAELFISTEGKKVDLKQLLSQQAAETQVCACGSEALLDSLAEYAEVFPHLEITMEHFGSGSNSMIRPDDQAFEVELVDSGLSFTVAADQTLLDCLLEKGFDVSHDCGEGLCGSCQVGTSCGEIDHRDKVLTKSERESMSSIMTCCSRGKGKLQLKL
- a CDS encoding AEC family transporter — protein: MFLIFQILSPIFLTIFLGYFVVARNILSKDQIKVLGLFVIRLAVPCLLVVSISAQNLASLWQPQYLLSYGLVSLLIFALILLLYFKVFQTPLSQASVFALGASMSNTGFMGGAILHSVLGANAAIYFAITFLLENFIVFLPFLICLEIGQQQQANFKTILLQTLKNIMRNPIILALILGVSMSALQLQFPKFIFDVLMPIGKIAAPLGLFVVGGSLYGIKKINNISRDASIIISTKLVAMPLLVYLVFLCLPNTTPEMIFAGVLLASMSMATLFGVFAQGVGMGERSSTILLITTIGTILSTSTVIMLLHPM